CCTTGTTCTCGACCTCGATGGTGATCTTGCCGGCGGGGAACTCCGTCGGGGAGACCTCGCAGGCGCTGTCGGTCGCGTTCACGTGGATCGCACCGGAACCGCTCTTGTCGCTCTTCTCCGCGCAGCCGGTGACTGCGGTGAGCGCGGCGACGGCTGCTGCCGCGGTGAGGACGGTGAGGCGGGCGGGGCGCATGGGGGCTCCTGGCGGGGTGAAGGCTGGGGACAGGCCGGTGAGGCAGGCCGGTGGGACAGGCCGGTGAGGCGGACCTAACTTAACCGAGGCTTACCTCACCGATACCCACTCGTCCAGTGATTCAGCTCTCACCTTTCGGCCCCGGACACAAGGCCGTCACGGCCCCTCCATGGCCGCCTCAAGCGAGAGTCAAGCGGGAGTCAAGTCCCCGTTCGCATTCCGTACGGCGCAGCGGTTTCCGTCCGCCGGTAACCCTTCTGCGGCCTGGCCCGCGGCCCCCTCCGCGGTGTTCGCGTCCCTAACGGGGACCACCAGCGGGGCGCCCGTACGCGGGTGCGCCAGCACCTCCACCGGCTGCCGGTAGACCCGGCTGAGGAGCCCGTCCTCGAACACCTCCGCCGGGGGCCCGGCCGCCGCGATCCGCCCGTCGTGCAGCACCGCGGCCCGGTGCGCGTACGCCGCCGCCAGCCCCAGGTCGTGCAGGACCACCACCACCGCGTCCCCGGCCGCCGCCCGCTCCCGGCAGATCCGCAGCACCAGCTCCTGGTGGCGCAGGTCCAGGGCCGCCGTGGGCTCGTCGAGCAGGAGCAGCGGGGCCCGCTGGGCCAGTACGCGGGCCAGCGCGACCCGGGCCCGCTCGCCGCCGGAGAGGGCCGAGAAGGGCCGATCGGCGAAACGGGTGACCTCCGTGGCGGCCATCGCCTCGGCCACCGACTCCTCGTCGGCGTCGGCGAGCGGGGTTCCCGCCCAGGGGGCGCGGCCCATCCGCACCACCTCCGCGACGGGGAAGGGGAAGGACAGTACGGCCGCCTGGGGGAGCACCGAGCGGCGCAGCGCCAGCTCGGGGGCCGACCAGTCGCCCACCGGGCGCCCGTCGATCCGTACGCTGCCCGAGGCGGCCGGCAGGTCCGCGGCGAGGGCGGCGAGCAGGGTGGACTTCCCGGCTCCGTTCGGGCCGACCAGGACGAGCACCTCGCCCGCGCGGGCGGCCAGTTCGATCCCGGCGAGCACCTCGCGCTCCCCGAGCCGCACGTGCAGGGCGGTGGCCTCCGCGACGGCGGCCCCGGGGGCGGGGCGCTCGGGGACGGCGCGCCGGTTGCGGGCGAGGAGCCCGCCGAGCCTGGCCCTCATGCCCAGCCTCCTTGCTTGCGGCGGGTGCGGCGCAGCAGCCAGAAGAAGAACGGGCTGCCGATCAGGGCGGTCAGCACACCGAGCGGCAGCTCGGCCGGCTGGGCGATGGTCC
The Streptomyces sp. NBC_00091 genome window above contains:
- a CDS encoding heme ABC transporter ATP-binding protein, translated to MRARLGGLLARNRRAVPERPAPGAAVAEATALHVRLGEREVLAGIELAARAGEVLVLVGPNGAGKSTLLAALAADLPAASGSVRIDGRPVGDWSAPELALRRSVLPQAAVLSFPFPVAEVVRMGRAPWAGTPLADADEESVAEAMAATEVTRFADRPFSALSGGERARVALARVLAQRAPLLLLDEPTAALDLRHQELVLRICRERAAAGDAVVVVLHDLGLAAAYAHRAAVLHDGRIAAAGPPAEVFEDGLLSRVYRQPVEVLAHPRTGAPLVVPVRDANTAEGAAGQAAEGLPADGNRCAVRNANGDLTPA